In Colius striatus isolate bColStr4 unplaced genomic scaffold, bColStr4.1.hap1 scaffold_45, whole genome shotgun sequence, one genomic interval encodes:
- the LOC133629447 gene encoding olfactory receptor 14C36-like translates to MSNSSITQFLLLSFADRRELQLLHFGLFLGIYLAALLANGFIITAVACDHRLHTPMYFFLLNLSLLDLGSISTIVPKAMASSLWDSRAISYMGCAAQVFLFVFFMSAEYFLLTVMCYDRYLAICKPLHYGTLLGSRVCAHMAAAAWGCGFLYSLLHTASTFSQPLCQGNAVDQFFCEISQILRISCSDTYLREFQLLVFSACVFWGCFVFIVLSYVQIFRVVQRIPSEQGRRKAFSTCLPHLAVLSLFVSTATFACLKPPSISSPSLDMVMAVLYSVVPPAVNPLIYSIRNQELKDSIKKLLQHSWLHLSRPTELFLSNLPTCSLTRSSATQISLGDSP, encoded by the exons ATGTCCAACAGCTCCATCACCCAGTTCCTCCTCTTGTCATTTGCAgacaggagggagctgcagctgctgcactttgggctCTTCCTGGGCATCtacctggctgccctcctggccaatgGCTTCATCATCACCGCCGTGGCCTGCGACCATCGCCTCCACACCCCCATGTACTTCTTCCTGCTCAACCTCTCCCTCCTTGACCTGGGCTCCATCTCCACCATTGTCCCTAAAGCCATGGCCAGTTCCCTCTGGGACTCCAGGGCCATTTCCTACATGGGATGTGCTGCACAGgtgtttctgtttgtctttttcatGTCAGCAGAGTATTTCCTCCTCACTGTCATGTGCTACGACCGCTACCTTGCCATCTGCAAGCCCCTGCACTATGGgaccctcctgggcagcagagTTTGTGCccacatggcagcagctgcctggggctgtgggtTTCTCTATTCTCTCCTGCACACGGCCAGTACATTttcccaacccctctgccagggcAATGCTGTGGACCAGTTCTTCTGTGAAATCTCCCAGATCCTTCGAATCTCTTGCTCTGATACCTACCTCAGGGAGTTTCAACTCCTTGTGTTTAGTGCTTGTGtcttttgggggtgttttgtgTTCATTGTTCTGTCCTACGTGCAGATCTTCAGGGTGGTGCAGAGGATCCCCTCTGAGCAGGGACGGCGCAAAGCCTTTTCCACCTGCCTCCCTCACCTGGCCGTGCTCTCCCTGTTTGTCAGCACTGCCACCTTTGCCTGCCTGAAGcctccctccatctcctccccatccctggatATGGTGATGGCAGTGCTGTACTCTGTGGTGCCTCCAGCAGTGAACCCCCTCATCTACAGCATCAGGAACCAGGAGCTCAAGGACTCTATTAAGAAA ctccttcagcactcaTGGCTGCATCTGTCCCGCCCCACAGAGTTATTTCTATCCAATTTGCCTACATGTTCCCTAACACGATCCTCCGCCACTCAGA TCAGCCTCGGGGACAGCCCTTGA
- the LOC133629448 gene encoding uncharacterized protein LOC133629448, producing MVIGANQLTLTGPEVQVRYATRALLHQSSFNITDYDTALLELDRRRRQPRCLPGVAVPACPARSPRRRPARAAARAAGVSQRGGGAGGCSRGSRRRRLRPCRARRRRPSSPRLSAGRRASAGWGARGRRTREGDKRSCVGDLLGALWAVVEAASAGTSVLCLCEKGDAKVTEETGEISKKEKEMKTGKCHVLVAVPRVVFLTEPAAADLQDPAGDLQPTGSTS from the exons ATGGTGATTggggccaaccagctgactctgacgggccccgaggtgcaggtgcgATACGCCACACgggcgctgctccaccagagctCCTTCAACATCACCGACTACGACactgccctgctggagctggaccg CCGCCGGCGGCAGCCGCGGTGCCTGCCGGGAGTCGCagtcccagcgtgccccgcgcggagcccgcgccgccgccccgctcgcGCCGCCGCTCGCGCTGCCGGGGTCTCTCAGCGCgggggcggcgccggcggcTGCTCCCGGGGGTCCCGGCGGAGGCGGCTCCGACCGTGTCGGGCGAGGAGGAGGCGGCCGAGCTCCCCACGGCTGAGCGCCGGGCGGCGAGCGAGTGCAGGATGGGGGGCGCGTGGCCGGCG CACACGGGAAGGTGACAAAAGGAGTTGTGTTGGTGATTTGTTGG ggGCCCTGTGGGCGGTGGTGGAAGCGGCCAGCGCCGGCACCTCGGTTCTCTGCCTGTGTGAGAAGGGAGATGCCAAGGTCACAGAAGAGACAGGCGAGATCtccaagaaggaaaaggaaatgaaaacag GAAAGTGCCACGTCCTTGTTGCTGTTCCGAGGGTGGTGTTTCTCACAGAGCCTGCGGCAGCTGATCTTCAAGATCCTGCAGGAGATCTGCAGCCTACTGGCAGTACCTCCTAG